In Streptomyces sp. NBC_01426, one genomic interval encodes:
- the arfB gene encoding alternative ribosome rescue aminoacyl-tRNA hydrolase ArfB, whose amino-acid sequence MPGPYVIRGSVVLPEGELGWRFSRSSGPGGQHVNTSDSRVELLFDVAATKALPDVWKERALERLASRLVDGVVTVRASEHRSQFRNREMALVRMTALLAEATAPPPKARRATKIPRGINERRLREKKARGETKRGRTARDW is encoded by the coding sequence ATGCCTGGTCCCTATGTCATTCGTGGTTCGGTCGTGTTGCCCGAGGGCGAGCTCGGCTGGCGGTTCTCGCGTTCCTCCGGGCCGGGTGGTCAGCACGTGAACACCTCGGACTCACGGGTGGAACTCCTCTTCGACGTGGCCGCGACCAAGGCGCTGCCGGACGTGTGGAAGGAACGGGCGCTGGAGCGGCTCGCCTCGCGGCTGGTGGACGGGGTGGTGACGGTACGGGCGTCCGAGCACCGCTCGCAGTTCCGGAACCGGGAGATGGCGCTCGTACGGATGACCGCGCTGCTGGCGGAGGCGACGGCGCCGCCGCCGAAGGCCCGGCGGGCCACGAAGATCCCCCGGGGGATCAACGAGCGGCGGCTGCGGGAGAAGAAGGCCCGGGGCGAGACGAAGCGCGGGCGGACCGCACGGGACTGGTGA
- the cdgB gene encoding diguanylate cyclase CdgB: METESEPYVRLATLRQLHRVVAELNTARSLADTLQTVVDGIVVGLGYELACVNLVRPDGDLVVAAFAGDPAAEALITGRVGSRPAWDRRLTMGENWDGLRFIPHTEGWVLMEDDVPQWHTDGPDPRFEDEWHPEDRLYAPMYASGGELLGVISVDRPRNGRRPGAWGREALQMYAFQAAIAISNARLRANMQRALVRLEREQQALRASEESFRQAFEYAPSGMAIAEMGGDQHGRLLRTNDALCRLLGRPASVLRRYSFSDLVHPEDIGTLLRTSAEGGRAELRLGRRDGTYVWVSLRNSVVADAADGPRFLLTHVEDIEERKRHELQLAHRASHDSLTGLPNSAELRSRLGARLCRRPQSVRATAVEALDAAFEGRPEGGGAVEHGFQPDVPHGFAAPDPFEFPGAAVGGATAAGEAGPYDHHVHAVAPDPEIDDGTKGLAVLFCDLDGFKSINDRFGHHTGDAVLIEVARRLTTGVRDGDTVARLGGDEFVVLADGLGAADAADLAVRLRNAIIPPIRVDGRAVRVGASFGIGWAGCGMSADEVLRSADQRMYIEKRSRSKAHRRAG; encoded by the coding sequence ATGGAGACCGAGTCGGAGCCGTACGTCCGTCTTGCGACCCTGCGGCAGCTGCATCGGGTGGTGGCCGAGCTCAATACGGCCCGGAGCCTCGCGGACACCCTGCAGACCGTCGTGGACGGCATCGTCGTGGGCCTTGGCTACGAACTCGCCTGTGTCAACCTCGTACGCCCTGACGGGGATCTCGTCGTCGCCGCTTTCGCGGGCGACCCCGCCGCCGAGGCGCTGATCACGGGTCGTGTCGGTTCCCGACCCGCCTGGGATCGCCGGCTGACGATGGGCGAGAACTGGGACGGCCTCCGCTTCATCCCGCACACCGAGGGCTGGGTCCTGATGGAGGACGACGTCCCCCAGTGGCACACCGACGGCCCCGACCCGCGCTTCGAGGACGAGTGGCACCCCGAGGACCGGCTCTACGCCCCCATGTATGCGTCGGGCGGGGAACTTCTGGGTGTCATTTCGGTGGACAGACCGCGCAACGGGCGGCGCCCGGGCGCGTGGGGCCGCGAGGCGCTCCAGATGTACGCCTTCCAGGCGGCGATTGCGATCAGCAACGCCCGCCTGCGCGCGAACATGCAACGGGCCCTCGTCCGGCTCGAAAGGGAGCAGCAGGCGCTCCGCGCCAGTGAAGAGTCGTTCCGCCAGGCCTTCGAGTACGCGCCCAGCGGCATGGCCATCGCCGAGATGGGCGGCGACCAGCACGGTCGGCTGCTGCGCACCAACGACGCGCTGTGCCGGTTGCTGGGCCGGCCGGCGTCCGTGCTGCGCCGGTACTCCTTCTCCGACCTCGTGCACCCCGAGGACATCGGCACCCTGCTGCGGACCTCCGCCGAGGGCGGCCGGGCCGAGCTGAGGCTGGGCCGGCGCGACGGTACGTATGTATGGGTGTCGCTGCGCAACTCCGTGGTCGCCGACGCCGCCGACGGGCCCCGCTTCCTGCTCACGCACGTCGAGGACATCGAGGAGCGCAAGCGACACGAGCTCCAGCTCGCGCACCGGGCCAGCCACGATTCGCTGACCGGCCTGCCGAACAGTGCCGAGCTGCGTTCCCGTCTGGGGGCGCGGCTCTGTCGCAGGCCCCAGTCCGTGCGCGCCACGGCCGTGGAGGCGCTGGACGCGGCCTTCGAGGGGCGGCCCGAGGGGGGTGGTGCCGTCGAGCACGGCTTTCAACCCGACGTCCCGCACGGATTCGCGGCGCCCGACCCGTTCGAGTTCCCGGGCGCCGCGGTGGGCGGGGCGACGGCCGCCGGTGAGGCGGGGCCGTACGACCACCACGTGCACGCGGTGGCGCCCGACCCGGAGATCGACGACGGGACGAAGGGCCTGGCCGTCCTCTTCTGTGACCTCGACGGGTTCAAGTCGATCAACGACCGGTTCGGGCACCACACGGGTGACGCGGTCCTGATCGAGGTCGCCCGGCGGCTGACGACGGGCGTCAGGGACGGTGACACGGTCGCTCGGCTGGGTGGTGACGAGTTCGTCGTCCTCGCGGACGGACTGGGTGCGGCCGACGCCGCCGACCTGGCCGTCCGGCTGCGCAACGCGATCATCCCGCCGATCAGGGTGGACGGCCGGGCGGTCCGCGTCGGAGCGAGTTTCGGCATCGGATGGGCCGGGTGCGGGATGTCCGCGGACGAGGTGCTGCGCTCCGCCGACCAGCGGATGTACATCGAGAAGCGATCCCGTTCCAAGGCGCACCGCAGGGCCGGCTGA
- a CDS encoding TerD family protein yields the protein MAVSLSKGGNVSLTKEAPGLSAVTVGLGWDVRTTTGVDFDLDASAIAVNPTGKVVSDGHFVFFNNKSTPDQTIVHTGDNRTGEGSGDDEAINVNLAGLPADVDKIVFPVSIYDAETRSQNFGQVRNAYIRVVNQAGGAEIARYDLSEDAATETAMVFGELYRSGAEWKFRAVGQGYASGLTGIAQDFGVNV from the coding sequence ATGGCAGTAAGCCTGTCCAAGGGCGGCAACGTCTCGCTCACCAAGGAGGCCCCCGGCCTCAGTGCCGTCACGGTCGGCCTCGGCTGGGACGTCCGTACGACGACCGGTGTCGACTTCGACCTGGACGCCTCCGCCATCGCCGTCAACCCGACGGGCAAGGTCGTCTCCGACGGTCACTTCGTTTTCTTCAACAACAAGTCCACCCCGGACCAGACCATCGTCCACACCGGCGACAACCGCACCGGTGAGGGTTCGGGCGACGACGAGGCCATCAACGTCAACCTCGCCGGCCTGCCGGCCGATGTCGACAAGATCGTCTTCCCGGTCTCCATCTACGATGCCGAGACCCGCAGCCAGAACTTCGGCCAGGTCCGCAACGCGTACATCCGCGTCGTGAACCAGGCCGGCGGCGCCGAGATCGCCCGCTACGACCTCTCCGAGGACGCGGCGACCGAGACCGCCATGGTCTTCGGCGAGCTCTACCGCAGCGGCGCCGAGTGGAAGTTCCGCGCGGTCGGCCAGGGGTACGCCTCCGGCCTGACCGGCATCGCCCAGGACTTCGGCGTCAACGTCTGA
- a CDS encoding flavin reductase family protein has translation MPNTTPVPPAPFPTPHPEGVSNDEFRAAMSRLTAGVCLITAHEPALTADGPRGEDVGMTATAFMSVSLDPPMVLVSLREGSRMDDLLAEQPLWGASILADSQLQVAGRFAMKGRISDRLLFEGLPQVRGAVSGALLLTGALATLECRTESRVEAGDHTLVLARVLTTTLPNPDAPPLTHFRGRYRHLSG, from the coding sequence GTGCCGAACACGACTCCCGTACCTCCCGCCCCGTTCCCGACCCCGCATCCTGAGGGGGTGAGCAACGACGAGTTCCGCGCGGCCATGTCCCGGCTCACGGCGGGCGTGTGCCTGATTACCGCACACGAACCCGCCCTGACGGCGGACGGCCCGCGCGGCGAGGACGTCGGCATGACGGCGACCGCCTTCATGTCCGTCTCCCTCGACCCCCCGATGGTCCTGGTGAGCCTGCGCGAGGGCTCCCGCATGGACGACCTGTTGGCCGAGCAGCCGCTGTGGGGGGCGTCGATCCTGGCGGACAGCCAGCTCCAGGTGGCGGGCAGGTTCGCGATGAAGGGCCGGATCAGCGACCGTCTGCTGTTCGAGGGCCTGCCCCAGGTCCGCGGCGCCGTCTCGGGAGCCCTGCTGCTCACCGGCGCGCTGGCCACGCTGGAGTGCCGTACCGAGTCACGCGTCGAGGCCGGTGATCACACCCTGGTCCTCGCCCGCGTCCTCACGACCACCTTGCCGAACCCGGACGCGCCGCCGCTGACCCACTTCCGCGGCCGCTACCGCCACCTGTCGGGCTGA
- a CDS encoding GNAT family N-acetyltransferase codes for MILHPLVPVDGALPGPVLTEIATLYATNRAFFELSGDFPDPARITVEQVAEALADELAHEGAEVLMARSAGRLVGLAATLAHRDGPSPGDPDSTDPDPWIGLLLIDATAHRAGHGSTLAGLVADRFRAAGRTGLRIAVLDNNPGALAFWRAQGYVPLRQATDRDLGRPCTVLRKAL; via the coding sequence GTGATCCTGCACCCGCTCGTTCCCGTCGACGGCGCCCTTCCCGGCCCGGTCCTCACCGAGATCGCCACGCTCTACGCGACCAACCGCGCGTTCTTCGAGCTCAGCGGCGACTTCCCCGACCCGGCCCGCATCACGGTGGAACAGGTCGCCGAGGCCCTCGCCGACGAGCTCGCCCACGAGGGCGCCGAGGTACTGATGGCCCGCTCCGCCGGCCGTCTCGTCGGACTGGCCGCCACGCTCGCCCATCGGGACGGGCCCTCCCCGGGCGATCCGGACTCCACCGACCCGGACCCCTGGATCGGCCTGCTCCTCATCGACGCGACCGCCCACCGCGCCGGCCACGGCAGCACCCTCGCCGGCCTCGTCGCGGACCGCTTCCGTGCCGCGGGGCGCACGGGGCTGCGGATCGCCGTGCTCGACAACAACCCGGGCGCCCTCGCCTTCTGGCGCGCCCAGGGGTACGTGCCCCTGCGCCAGGCCACCGACCGGGACCTCGGGCGCCCCTGCACCGTCCTGCGCAAGGCCCTCTGA
- a CDS encoding M1 family metallopeptidase has protein sequence MPRRVGPLRIERVDQRALSRLAAPALAALIALTAGCTGDTVQGRPGASGVRDPYFPKAGNGGYQVDHYDLDLAYDPADKQLHGTAVITARAEQGLSSFNLDFAGLRVEDVTVQGAAARFNRSGTELTVRPPEDLKKGEVFRTEIDYTGTPKPVTDPDGSKEGWITTADGSVAVGEPVGSMGWFPGNHHPSDKAAYDIRLTVPNGYEAVSNGELRSRTEVGDGQTEFAWHNAEPMASYLATAAIGKFKVTTGRTPSGIGVYNAVSPDEASDSAPALARIPEVVEWGSGKFGPYPFRTVGTIVVPDGTLAYALETQTKPVYSGAPDEVLIVHELAHQWFGDSVSPKSWKDMWLNEGFATYAEWMWAEEHGGLSAEKRFDAFLASDTKVDPDAGSDWDAFPPADPPGPEDISEAPVYARGAMVLHRIRQEVGDEKFAALLRGWAAEHRHGNASTADFTAYAEKKTGHDLTEVWDVWLYGEDRPEA, from the coding sequence ATGCCCCGCCGGGTGGGCCCGCTTAGGATCGAACGCGTGGATCAACGCGCGCTCTCCCGCCTCGCCGCCCCCGCCCTCGCCGCCCTGATCGCCCTCACCGCGGGCTGTACGGGCGACACCGTGCAGGGGCGGCCGGGTGCGTCCGGGGTCCGCGATCCGTACTTCCCCAAGGCCGGCAACGGCGGCTACCAGGTGGACCACTACGACCTCGACCTGGCCTACGACCCGGCCGACAAGCAGCTCCACGGCACGGCCGTGATCACGGCCCGCGCGGAGCAGGGGCTCAGCTCCTTCAACCTCGATTTCGCGGGTCTGCGCGTCGAGGACGTCACCGTTCAGGGCGCGGCGGCCCGTTTCAACCGGTCGGGGACGGAGCTGACGGTGCGCCCGCCCGAGGACCTGAAGAAGGGCGAGGTCTTCCGTACCGAGATCGACTACACGGGTACGCCGAAGCCCGTCACCGACCCGGACGGCTCCAAGGAGGGGTGGATCACCACCGCGGACGGGTCCGTGGCGGTGGGGGAACCGGTCGGTTCGATGGGCTGGTTCCCCGGCAACCACCACCCGAGCGACAAGGCCGCCTACGACATCAGACTGACGGTCCCGAACGGCTACGAGGCCGTGTCCAACGGCGAACTCCGCTCCCGCACCGAGGTCGGCGACGGACAGACCGAGTTCGCCTGGCACAACGCGGAGCCGATGGCGAGCTACCTGGCGACCGCCGCCATCGGGAAGTTCAAGGTGACCACCGGCCGCACCCCCTCCGGCATCGGCGTCTACAACGCCGTGTCCCCGGACGAGGCGTCGGACAGCGCGCCCGCGCTCGCCCGGATCCCCGAGGTCGTGGAGTGGGGCAGCGGCAAGTTCGGGCCGTATCCCTTCCGCACGGTGGGGACGATCGTGGTGCCGGACGGGACCCTCGCCTACGCGCTGGAGACGCAGACCAAACCCGTGTACTCGGGCGCTCCCGACGAGGTGCTGATCGTGCACGAGCTGGCCCACCAGTGGTTCGGCGACTCGGTGTCGCCGAAGTCCTGGAAGGACATGTGGCTCAACGAGGGCTTCGCCACGTACGCCGAGTGGATGTGGGCCGAGGAGCACGGCGGGCTCAGCGCGGAGAAACGGTTCGACGCGTTCCTCGCCAGTGACACGAAGGTCGATCCGGACGCGGGCTCCGACTGGGACGCCTTCCCGCCGGCCGACCCGCCGGGCCCGGAGGACATCTCCGAGGCTCCCGTGTACGCACGCGGCGCGATGGTGCTGCACCGGATCCGCCAGGAGGTCGGGGACGAGAAGTTCGCCGCGCTGCTGCGCGGTTGGGCCGCGGAGCACCGGCACGGCAACGCGAGCACGGCCGACTTCACCGCCTACGCGGAGAAGAAGACGGGCCACGACCTGACGGAGGTCTGGGACGTCTGGCTGTACGGCGAGGACCGCCCCGAGGCCTGA